One region of Nothobranchius furzeri strain GRZ-AD chromosome 16, NfurGRZ-RIMD1, whole genome shotgun sequence genomic DNA includes:
- the LOC139063508 gene encoding uncharacterized protein — translation MTQETVHRPSIAGPSARPNGPVLGGCRRSGAVGTSGCGSVPAAWGRRWFWSAIHDVNSCNMLFTVITLFLYFYFFQGVKNPPSISRFEINNTFSAAFRLNKSLEPMVNLSDKQVVLNPLFPNASPLSSMLKAEHLSSMGVKSSGCDPPLQSEVCFTRQSASCTNQLLYRGVMEKSAAVKHLWSPDGATMPFKGFVPGHLDLYVNDLVTFQFVTSANTVANSFLLSQGCDLVSGLCALFPVISLTGDHDDTENPAVSSSPVVSGDIKGGSVVAAHTSLTGSGRQPGPGGVGACSDAMLGAPPDKGGVLSGSEFSVADFNRFGGTPPPSGRVIAEIDTDLPPIQLTTLTSDPELGAAPSTGRSSSQSVNTLVKPGFSDSVWEPPSFLGIKYSWLQFSGQTMFLKLVSCLYLILNIARFALTPVTQPSLDHSFSEPPSPTPPGLWTSEHLLFQHDPGDTVHLLGNRAFKSLRTVCYASPVSQTWHRFEQQKGGGEPPPALRASFSHFQFTPISDHNKVASVKLQHNFE, via the coding sequence atgacgcaggagactgttcaccggccgagcatcgctggtccctccgcccgcccgaacgggcccgttttaggcgggtgccgccggtcgggagcagtggggactagtggctgcggttcggtgccagctgcttggggtcggaggtggttctggtctgcaattcatgacgtgaattcatgcaacatgctgtttacagtcataacgctttttctttacttttatttcttccagggggtcaaaaacccaccatcaatatcaaggtttgaaataaacaacactttctctgctgcttttaggctgaataaatctcttgagcctatggttaacctctctgacaaacaggttgtgcttaaccctttgtttcctaatgcttctcctctgtcatccatgttaaaggctgaacatctctccagcatgggtgtgaaatcttcaggctgtgacccaccgcttcagtcagaggtctgttttactcgtcagtccgcctcatgcacaaaccagcttctttatcggggcgtgatggaaaagtcagccgccgtgaaacacttgtggtctccggacggagctaccatgccatttaaggggtttgtgcccggacatcttgacctttatgtgaatgaccttgtcacttttcagtttgtgacctctgctaatacggtggccaattcctttctcctttcacaggggtgtgacttagtctcgggcctctgtgctctctttcctgtgatttctcttacaggtgaccatgacgacacagaaaaccctgcggtttccagcagtcctgtggtcagtggcgatattaaaggtggctcggtggttgctgcgcacacctctctcacgggctcgggaaggcaacccggcccgggaggtgtaggtgcgtgcagtgatgctatgctcggggcccctcctgacaaagggggggtgctgagtggctctgagttttccgttgcggacttcaaccggttcgggggaacgcctcctccgagcgggcgggtcattgcagaaatcgacactgaccttccaccaattcagctgacaacattgacctccgacccggagttaggtgctgcaccttctacggggcggagttctagtcagtctgtaaatactctggttaaaccgggtttttctgattcagtgtgggaacctccatcattcttgggaataaagtattcttggcttcagttttcaggacagaccatgttcctaaagctagtgtcatgtctgtatctgattctaaacatagctaggtttgctttgacacccgtgacacaaccatccttggatcactccttttcagaacctccaagtccaacacctccaggtctttggacatctgaacacctactctttcagcacgatccaggtgacactgtgcatcttcttggtaatagggcttttaagagcttaagaactgtttgttatgcttctcctgtctcacagacatggcataggtttgagcaacaaaaggggggtggagagcctcctcctgctttgcgagcatcattttcgcatttccagttcactccaatttctgatcacaacaaagtcgcctccgtaaagctgcaacacaactttgagtaG
- the LOC129152316 gene encoding uncharacterized protein — MNSCRFVKYAIVISDGEWEEIPIEELTCKTPIPLDDLSKINRAVENLKKEGVQPYPGSDNFYPTTPPSTSRTVLHPYQPSHTVRSHANANVKAVRYRNITPQTILEAEQRPTAYAPPISQPPPPPTPSHAQTDEQHPTAASISPPTPPPPPPPSPAQEQSDSDSETAERAPEQPAGKLFHKTAPQSILNFEVKKMMFFILSEQPTTDEENAPPPAPVQKKRLKKKKRGRFTPLQRLNRMKLGYLLLQVNSGLVDVVQQVLTL; from the exons atgaactcttgcaggtttgtgaagt acgctattgtcatatcggacggcgagtgggaagaaattcctattgaggaattaacttgtaaaactccgaTCCCTctcgatgatttgtctaaaattaatcgtgcggtcgagaatctga aaaaggagggggttcaaccttaccccggaagtgataacttttacccaaccacgcctccatccaccagccgaaccgtcttacatccgtatcagcccagccataccgtcagatcacacgcgaatgcgaacgtgaaagctgttcgttacaggaacatcacgccacagacgatcctcgaagctg agcaacggccgacggcctacgcacccccaatatctcagcccccaccacctccaaccccttctcatgcgcagacggatg aacaacatccgacagccgcttcaatatctccgcccacacctcctcctcctcctcccccttctcctgcacagg aacaatccgacagcgactctgaaaccgctgaacgtgctcctgagcagccagccggtaagctgtttcacaaaaccgctccgcagagtatattaaattttgaagtaaaaaagatgatgttttttatcctttcagaacaacccacgacggacgaagagaacgccccacctcctgcacctgtacaga aaaaacggttgaagaagaagaagcggggcagatttacgccattgcagagattaaacaggatgaagcttggCTACCTGCTCCTGCAAGTGAATTCCGGCCTGGTGGATGTGGTCCAACAAGTGCTCACTTTGTAa